A region of the Dehalococcoidia bacterium genome:
CGGCCTCATCCGCGCCGTCGAGAAGTTCGATTACCGCAAGGGCTTCAAGTTCAGCACCTACGCGACCTGGTGGATCCGCCAGGCCATAACCCGCGCCATCGCCGACCAGGCGCGGACGATCCGCATCCCCGTGCACATGGTGGAGACGATCAACAAGCTAGTCCGCGTCAGCCGCCGCCTGGTCCAGGAGTACGGCCGCGAGCCCACGAGTGAGGAGATCGGCCGGGGGATGGAGATCCCCCCGGAGAAGGTGCGCGAGATCATGAAGGTCTCCCAGGAGCCGGTGTCCCTCGAGACCCCGATCGGTGAGGAAGAGGACTCCCACCTCGGCGACTTCATAGAGGACCAGGCAGCGCTGGCGCCGGCGGACGCGGCCTCTCACCAGCTCCTCAAAGAGCAGGTAATGGACGTGCTCGCCAGCCTCGCGCCGCGCGAGCGGAAGGTGCTTGAGCTGCGCTTCGGCCTCGAGGACGGCCGCAGCCGCACCCTCGAAGAAGTCGGGCGCGAGTTCCACGTGACCCGCGAACGCATCCGCCAGATCGAGGCAAAGGCGCTGCGCAAGCTGCGCCATCCCTCTCGCTCGAAGAAGCTGCGCGACTACCTGGAGTAGCCGGCCAGGTCAAGCGCGAAGTGGGGCCGAAGGAGTAAGCGACGCGACAGCCACGCCAGTAGTGGCTTGTCTGTCGCCTTGTCCCGGCGGGCGCCTGTTGGCGGCGGCGGGCCGCGGCGCGGTCTCAAGGGAGAGGCGGCAGGGCGGCGCCCATGCCCCGCGCGGTGCCGTCCAGCGCCCGAGCCCAGGCAAGCACCTGCTCGTAGCCGGCGTCGTCAGGGAGAGATGGCAGCGATGCCATGGCGCCGATGCCGCTGTTGACCGAGCGTGCCCACGCGATAAAGTCGCTCAGCTGGCCCGACTCCGGGAGTGCAGCCATGGGAAAGCCCGCGCTAGCGGCTGTCTGCACCAAAGCCCGGCCCCAGGCAAACAGAGCACCCACGTTCTCTTCCGCCACCGTATGCCTCCTCAAAACCTGCGCATTTCTTCCAGCCGGATAAAAGTCTAGCATCACCCGCCGGCACAGCGAAGCCTTCCCGGCGGTCGCTGCGGGTATAATCCCGCCCTGAGGGCTGGGGCCAGCCGGCCCGCTCACGGAAAGGCCACGCCACATGCCAGTCGACAGCTATCGGTACCTGCCCCGCAGCTTCCGCCCCGGGTACGAGTCCATGCCCGTCTTGGATGAGCCGCCTGTCTGGGCGCCGCTTGGCGTCCCGATTGGCGAGGCAAAAGTCGCCCTGCTCACCTCGGCGGGCCTCTACCTGAAGGACTCGCAGCAGCCATTCGACGTCGAGCGCGAGCGCGAGGACCCGCTCTGGGGCGACCCTACCTACCGCGTCATCCCGCGGGACACC
Encoded here:
- a CDS encoding glycine/sarcosine/betaine reductase selenoprotein B family protein is translated as MPVDSYRYLPRSFRPGYESMPVLDEPPVWAPLGVPIGEAKVALLTSAGLYLKDSQQPFDVEREREDPLWGDPTYRVIPRDTRQDQIAASHLHLNTRDFYIDFNVALPLRRFEELEAEGRIGRLAEEHYSFMGFQERGCSEWRAKYGPEIAQRLKEANV